Below is a window of Leptospiraceae bacterium DNA.
GAATGGGTGAGCCTATGCACAATTATTTTTCTGTAATGAATGCTGCCCATATGCTTCATCACCCTGATGCCTTTAACATTGGCTCAAACGAATTACTATTTCTACTGCGGGTGTCATTACCGGTATAGACCGATTTGTCGCTAATCATGAACCTTTTAATTTTGCTATCTCTCTTAATCATCCAAATCCAGAAACACGAAAGACCATTATGGGGATAGATGAGAAGTATCCGCTAGAAAAACTTCTTACTGCAGCGCGTAATTTTACAAAGACACTAAATCGAAAAATTACATTTGAGTATGTGATGATTCCTAATATTAATATGGGAAAAGAGAATGCTCGTAGGCTAGTAAAGATTGCCCGCTCTGTGAATTGCAAAATTAATTTAATTCCACTCAATACTGAATTCAATGGTTGGTCTAGACCAAGCGAAGAAGAAGTAGAGCATTTTAAAGAACTCATCAAGCCCGCGGGAGTTCCAATTATGAATCGTCGCTCCCCAGGTAAGGATATTCATGGGGCTTGTGGCATGTTGTCTCTACGAGGTTAAAGAATGAATTGTTTCTAGGACGTTGATGTTTACCGTCTTGATGATTTCATTTTGATTTTCGAAAGAGGCTACTTTCCATTTGATACCTGTGTTGCTTGAATAAAAACTTCTTCCGCTTAATTCTTTGTTGTTGAAGAGTCTTCCAATTCCAGACGCACGCACTATATTCAAAGAATAATTCCTTGAATACTCAGAAAACAAATCTAAGTCTTTTAGATATTCAGCAGGCTCTGTATCTGTATTGTAAATGGAAGAGGAGTTAAGTAGTAGTTCTACTTTCTCTTCCTGGATATGAGATAGGTAGGCTTCATTTTTACTTTCATTTCCGATTAAAATTGCAAAGCGAACACCGCCCAAAATAAAGATAGATTCACTTTCTCCAGCGGTTACAGGCAAATCACCTGTTTTTTCTGGGATTCTTGCATCATACCAATCAATGACATTGATGTCTTGAATGATAGGGCAGGATTCGTAGATTTTGCCATTAACCTCGCGAAGCACTGTGCCACCGATAATGACCCCTTTGTAATACTCCGAAATTTCTAGGAGCTTGTCCACATAAATCTTATGATTGTGTAAGGTGCTCTTTTCGCTGACTTTCGCAAGTGTGGGAAAGAAACGAGGAAGAATTAAAAAATCAGATTTCTGCGAAATCAACTTTTGTTTTTGATCTCTCGATACGTCGGTGTTAATATTCTTTTGGAATACAGTAATCTTAATTATATTCATTTTACTCTCTTTTCTTTGCTAATTTTAATACATAAACGATTGAATTTGGAACATCATAAGTCGCCCATTTCTTTGGGTGCTTCTGCTTTTTTGGTTGAATCCATTAAACTGTTGATGCTTAGATCCTCACCGGATAAATCTTTGCCAAAAGAAGCTAACATCTCTTCAGGGGTTAATTCTATTAGTCCCCCATACAAGTCACCACCTTCGGCTAACCTGGAAGCAAAGGCATAGGAATAACAGTATGCTTCCATAATACATTGCTTCACTTGTTTCTTATGAAGACGTTTTTTAGATTCAATGGAATCAAACGCAATGATTTCTTCCATATTTCCAACAATCTCAGAAGGTCCTTTCATATCTTCAATCAGCATATTAAAGGAGTCATATGATTTTTCGATATAATCCTTGATCGTAACTCGAACATTGCGTGATTGCTGACTTCTCTTTTGTTCAAGCCCTGTTGTTTTCTTCGAAGCTTCAATGTAATTGGTTCCCGGGTTGGCTTTGTGCATTGCTTGCTCTTTGAATACATCTACATAGATTTTAAACTGCTCCATGCAAGGTCTAGTCAATTCGTATACGTTCAGAAGTCTCTGTTTGTTGTCTACTTTTGTTCCGTTTACGTTTGATGGTTTTACATTGATTTTCTTTGTAGTCAATACAAACGAGTATTCATAGTCAAATTCTTTAAAGAATAGATAGGTCAAAAGTGCTTTGTCGGTGTCTGGAACTTCTAAAAGCTCATTTCGTTGGTCATACTTTCTTCGAAGCTGTTCGATAGAAACCTCACCCATTAACTTTCTACCATAAGCAAGTTCTTGATTATCTGCTTTGGTTGCATCCGAGTCTTCTTTTTTCTCTTCTAATTTTGGTTCTTCCTCTGGTTTATCTCCGCCGGCTTCTAATGGAAGATTTTCGCCTGCCTTTCTTTTACCTGGTTTTTCACTTTCGAGGATGTTAAGAAGATTTTCCATGTAAAGAGAAACCATTGGAATGTTTTTATTTTCATTTCGGATAATGATGTAATAGAGTTTTTCAAACATCTTATCGAATACAACTGAGATTTCGCTAGAAATCTTTTTCTTCTTGGTTGCATAGATAATAGCTGGTTTGTTTTCTAATCTTTGTAAAACTTCATAAGCTGTAAGCACAGCCTTTCTATAAGTTGCCTGGTAAGGATATAAGTAGTAAAGTTTTTTGAAAATCGAATAGACTGGTCTAGAAACTCTTGTAATAGGAACAGGAATATCTGGATTTGAAGAATAATCCATAAACAAATCATTGATTTCATTTGTATCATAGATTCTATGCGCTCTACCAATCAATTCTACGTAAATTGGGGAAATGCGATCCAACTCGCGGGTAATCTTAGGACCTAGTTGAGGATTGCCTAAAATATCGCTTCCTGCAATTTTGAACTCCAAGAGGGCTTGCTGAAATTCAACGCGCAACTCGGACATGAACTTTGGAAGTAGGTCTTTGTTTCCAAAAGTAGTTACGTTATTTGCCCAACATTTGAATTTGATGATAAGTCTGTTTGTGAAATTGCTCATTTCTGCATCCATTGCTCCCATTTGAGCTTTGGTAATGCTTACTTCTGTTCCATCATCATCGTCATCACCCCCACCAATGCCTCTATACATTCCTGGAGATACCTTCTTTTCGCTGCCTGAGCCTGAAGAGGAGGATTTAGATTTCTCATCTTTACCACCAAGGGCTTTCATTTTTTGTGTGTTACGAGGTTGTTGCTGTGGTTT
It encodes the following:
- a CDS encoding amidohydrolase → MNIIKITVFQKNINTDVSRDQKQKLISQKSDFLILPRFFPTLAKVSEKSTLHNHKIYVDKLLEISEYYKGVIIGGTVLREVNGKIYESCPIIQDINVIDWYDARIPEKTGDLPVTAGESESIFILGGVRFAILIGNESKNEAYLSHIQEEKVELLLNSSSIYNTDTEPAEYLKDLDLFSEYSRNYSLNIVRASGIGRLFNNKELSGRSFYSSNTGIKWKVASFENQNEIIKTVNINVLETIHSLTS